A window from Pagrus major chromosome 4, Pma_NU_1.0 encodes these proteins:
- the hnf4b gene encoding hepatic nuclear factor 4, beta isoform X1 encodes MKLPGTVIKLEYTHGSTDAEQLNNMMVIPLQTNATGSRVSAPTSLRSQPDGDRPQCSICADRATGKHYGASSCDGCKGFFRRSIRNNHTYNCRFSRQCIVDRDKRNQCRYCRLQKCFKAGMRKEAVQNERDCINSHRAKGQTVGTLSISVLLRAEASVQQLPALVSPRSHDINTKKTASVGVMFESMKQQLLLLVKWAKHIPEFCSLPVEDRITLLQTHSAEHLILGAARRSLPYHNLILLGNDSVIPLRGADIEVSRLAFRIQEELVKPLRELDITDKEFACLRTIVFFAPECPGLKSPQVVRHLRFQAQLLLEEATCERRGRFGELLLILPPLQSVAWQMVETLHFAQLLGEAQMDNLLQEMLLGEGAKAGQVSALPSSDDLTQDQQNEPKASPSNFTSVISHSSCELTQINQSQQFKTCTWP; translated from the exons ATGAAACTTCCTGGGACTGTTATTAAATTGGAGTACACTCATGGCAGCACAGACGCTGAACAATTAAACAACATGATGGTGATACCACTGCAAACCAATGCAACAG GCTCACGAGTGTCAGCACCTACATCATTGAGGTCACAGCCTGATGGAGATAGGCCTCAGTGCTCCATATGTGCAGACAGAGCCACAGGTAAACATTATGGTGCATCCAGTTGTGACGGCTGCAAGGGCTTTTTCAGGAGGAGCATTCGCAACAACCACACTTACAACTGTAG GTTCAGCAGACAATGTATTGTGGACAGAGACAAAAGGAACCAGTGTCGTTACTGCAGACTACAAAAGTGCTTCAAGGCTGGAATGAGAAAAGAAG CTGTGCAGAATGAGAGAGACTGCATCAACAGCCACAGAGCCAAGGGACAGACAGTGGGCACTCTGTCCATCAGTGTGCTGCTGCGAGCAGAGGCCAGTGTGCAACAG TTGCCAGCTCTGGTCTCACCTAGGAGTCATGACATCAACACCAAGAAGACAGCCAGCGTGGGAGTCATGTTCGAGTCCATGAAGCAGCAACTCCTCCTGCTGGTGAAGTGGGCGAAACACATCCCAGAGTTTTGTAGCCTCCCCGTAGAAGACAGG ATAACCCTGTTACAAACCCACTCTGCAGAACATCTTATCCTGGGGGCAGCAAGACGCTCTTTACCCTATCACAATCTCATCCTTCTAG GTAACGACTCTGTGATCCCCCTGAGAGGTGCAGACATTGAGGTTTCCAGACTGGCTTTCAGAATCCAAGAGGAGCTGGTCAAACCTCTCCGAGAGCTGGACATCACAGACAAGGAGTTTGCTTGCCTCAGAACCATTGTCTTCTTTGCCCCGG AATGTCCAGGTTTGAAGAGTCCTCAGGTGGTTCGACATCTGCGTTTCCAGGCCCAGCTGCTGCTCGAAGAAGCAACCTGTGAGCGGCGGGGAAGGTTTGGGGAGCTCCTGCTGATCCTGCCTCCCCTGCAGAGTGTGGCCTGGCAGATGGTGGAGACTCTCCACTTTGCACAGCTGCTGGGTGAGGCCCAAATGGACAACCTGCTGCAGGAGATGCTGCTAGGGGAGGGAGCCAAAGCAGGACAGG TTTCTGCTCTTCCCTCAAGCGATGACCTGACTCAAGACCAGCAAAATGAGCCAAAAGCTTCACCTTCAAACTTTACCTCCGTCATCTCTCACAGTTCATGTGAGCTCACACAAATCAACCAATCACAACAGTTTAAAACGTGCACCTGGCCATAG
- the hnf4b gene encoding hepatic nuclear factor 4, beta isoform X2 — MKLPGTVIKLEYTHGSTDAEQLNNMMVIPLQTNATGSRVSAPTSLRSQPDGDRPQCSICADRATGKHYGASSCDGCKGFFRRSIRNNHTYNCRFSRQCIVDRDKRNQCRYCRLQKCFKAGMRKEAVQNERDCINSHRAKGQTVGTLSISVLLRAEASVQQLPALVSPRSHDINTKKTASVGVMFESMKQQLLLLVKWAKHIPEFCSLPVEDRITLLQTHSAEHLILGAARRSLPYHNLILLGNDSVIPLRGADIEVSRLAFRIQEELVKPLRELDITDKEFACLRTIVFFAPECPGLKSPQVVRHLRFQAQLLLEEATCERRGRFGELLLILPPLQSVAWQMVETLHFAQLLGEAQMDNLLQEMLLGEGAKAGQVSALPSSDDLTQDQQNEPKASPSNFTSVISHSSSLSSSLPAAPTDWH; from the exons ATGAAACTTCCTGGGACTGTTATTAAATTGGAGTACACTCATGGCAGCACAGACGCTGAACAATTAAACAACATGATGGTGATACCACTGCAAACCAATGCAACAG GCTCACGAGTGTCAGCACCTACATCATTGAGGTCACAGCCTGATGGAGATAGGCCTCAGTGCTCCATATGTGCAGACAGAGCCACAGGTAAACATTATGGTGCATCCAGTTGTGACGGCTGCAAGGGCTTTTTCAGGAGGAGCATTCGCAACAACCACACTTACAACTGTAG GTTCAGCAGACAATGTATTGTGGACAGAGACAAAAGGAACCAGTGTCGTTACTGCAGACTACAAAAGTGCTTCAAGGCTGGAATGAGAAAAGAAG CTGTGCAGAATGAGAGAGACTGCATCAACAGCCACAGAGCCAAGGGACAGACAGTGGGCACTCTGTCCATCAGTGTGCTGCTGCGAGCAGAGGCCAGTGTGCAACAG TTGCCAGCTCTGGTCTCACCTAGGAGTCATGACATCAACACCAAGAAGACAGCCAGCGTGGGAGTCATGTTCGAGTCCATGAAGCAGCAACTCCTCCTGCTGGTGAAGTGGGCGAAACACATCCCAGAGTTTTGTAGCCTCCCCGTAGAAGACAGG ATAACCCTGTTACAAACCCACTCTGCAGAACATCTTATCCTGGGGGCAGCAAGACGCTCTTTACCCTATCACAATCTCATCCTTCTAG GTAACGACTCTGTGATCCCCCTGAGAGGTGCAGACATTGAGGTTTCCAGACTGGCTTTCAGAATCCAAGAGGAGCTGGTCAAACCTCTCCGAGAGCTGGACATCACAGACAAGGAGTTTGCTTGCCTCAGAACCATTGTCTTCTTTGCCCCGG AATGTCCAGGTTTGAAGAGTCCTCAGGTGGTTCGACATCTGCGTTTCCAGGCCCAGCTGCTGCTCGAAGAAGCAACCTGTGAGCGGCGGGGAAGGTTTGGGGAGCTCCTGCTGATCCTGCCTCCCCTGCAGAGTGTGGCCTGGCAGATGGTGGAGACTCTCCACTTTGCACAGCTGCTGGGTGAGGCCCAAATGGACAACCTGCTGCAGGAGATGCTGCTAGGGGAGGGAGCCAAAGCAGGACAGG TTTCTGCTCTTCCCTCAAGCGATGACCTGACTCAAGACCAGCAAAATGAGCCAAAAGCTTCACCTTCAAACTTTACCTCCGTCATCTCTCACAGTTCAT CTCTTTCAAGCAGCTTGCCTGCTGCCCCCACAGACTGGCACTGA